Proteins co-encoded in one Xiphophorus couchianus chromosome 3, X_couchianus-1.0, whole genome shotgun sequence genomic window:
- the eva1ba gene encoding eva-1 homolog Ba, whose amino-acid sequence MDVKKKEMDLLSNSIAAFAHIKANPESFGLYFVLGVCFGLVLTLCLLVIRISCKPRTKIAPPTPEKNPLKDVSVEDEESDDDEDEEGEEGEASVPLPITEIPVGNHTSQSDGTLSVNVFTSAEELERAQRLEERERIIREIWRNGQPDILGTGTGTIGRVHYY is encoded by the exons atggacgttaagaaaaaagaaatggatcTCCTTAGCAACAGCATTGCAGCTTTTGCACACATCAAAG CCAATCCGGAGAGCTTTGGGCTTTACTTTGTCCTCGGAGTGTGTTTCGGCCTGGTGTTGACCCTCTGCCTCTTGGTGATCCGCATATCCTGTAAGCCACGGACCAAGATCGCTCCCCCCACGCCTGAAAAGAACCCCTTAAAAGATGTCAGTGTGGAAGACGAGGAAAGcgatgatgatgaggatgaggaaGGGGAAGAAGGAGAGGCCTCTGTTCCATTGCCCATCACAGAAATCCCTGTTGGGAATCATACCAGCCAGTCAGACGGCACCCTGAGTGTGAACGTTTTTACTTCAGCTGAGGAGCTGGAGCGTGCACAGAGGCTGGAGGAGAGAGAACGGATCATCCGGGAGATCTGGAGGAATGGCCAGCCTGATATCCTGGGGACGGGAACAGGAACTATTGGAAGAGTGCACTACTACTAA